In Segatella copri, the DNA window GTTCAGTATGTGCATGAGAATGCAGAACAAGCTGGATTTCATAGGCTTAGCCAACCGCATGAAGAGTATTGTACCGAAGATAACCAACTATCCGCAGATAGAGGTTATCATCAACAACCAGCTCTTGCTAGACGACGTTTTGAACATCAAAAACCGCATTCTCAAGACTTTCGTCTTAGGTCTTCACAACAGCGAACTGAGCATCACCTACCGCCTTGCCGACCAGGAAGAGGTAGGCAAGGTTCTTACCAAGAATGAAGTTCTGGAACTTCTTATGGAGAAGAACCCGGCGATGAAAAAACTCACAAAGGACCTGGATCTGGTTATGACGTAAAAGACACTTCACACGATACGAAATTCTCCACTCCATGTAGGACAACCTATACGGAGTGGAGAAACTAGTACTATCTTCCCCCAAATGCTGCCATTATACCCGGGCGTATGATGCCCAAGAGGTTATTCAGTATTCAGTATTCAGTTTTTTTCGCGATAGTTACCTTTTATATGGTTACAAATTGTAAGTAATTATTTTATATTATATATATATATTATTATATATATATAATATACTATCTATACAGAGAGTGGTAACAACAGCGAAAAAAACTGAATACTGAATACTGAATACGTTCCACGTAATCGGTTATTACTTTGTAATATACTGGTTTATAGCGCAAAACATAGTTTTCTACACCTCAAAACATAGAGATGCGTCCCATGAAACATAGAGTTATTTCTCTTTACTAAGTTTCAAATCGTAAGCTGCTGAAAATCGCTCCTTATCACACGCCTAAATTTGTTAGATACCAGAAATCTTCGTATCTTTGCACCGGCAATCGAAAGAACAGTCTTTAGTGCCTCGCTCGAGTCTTCTATTAAGACCAACACGGGTTATAAATGATGGCAGACGCCGGTCATCAATGAAGCCCCCGAAAACGGCAGAAACGGGGCGTTCTGGGGAATTTGAACCAACTAGGTTAGTGTCATACCGACACACAACAAAAAAAAGCCCCCGATGCAGAAAAGCACCGGGAGCCTTCGTAAGCAAATTATTATTATCTTAAAAAGATCAACTGAATATGCAGCACATCACAGTATACACCATGAAGCACCGACAGAAAGGCTTAAATGAGGTTCATGCCCGCTTCCTCAGCCTCCTTGCGCATCTCCTCAGGCCAGATGCTAGCCTGGATCTCACCAATGTGAGCCTTATGAAGCAATACCATGCACAGACGGCTCTGACCGATACCGCCACCAATGCTCAGAGGCAACTTGTCGTTCAGGAGCTGCTGATGGAAATAAAGCTTCTCTCTATCCTCCTTGCCCTCCAGCTTAAGCTGACGCAGCAGACTCTCCTTATCGACACGGATACCCATAGAACTGAGCTCGAAACTGCGACCCAGAACAGGATACCAGATGAGGATATCACCATTCAGTCCCATCTTGCCGTTCTCAGCCACGGTGCTCCAGTCATCATAGTCAGGAGCTCGGCCATCATGCTTCTTGCCATCGCTCAACTTGCCTCCGATGCCCTCTACAAATACAGCGCCATACTTCTTGCAGATTTCATCCTCACGCTCCTTAGGAGAAAGGTCTGGATACATATCGAGCAAATCCTGCGCATGAATGAAATGAATTTCCTTAGGCAGGAAAGGCTTCAGCTGAGGATAATGCTCGCAAGCCAGGAACTCGGTACGCAAGATGGCACCATAGATGCGGCGCACGATATTCTCGAGGAAGGCGATGGTACGGTCTTCCTTGGTAATCACAGCCTCCCAGTCCCACTGGTCAACATAGAGCGAATGAAGATTATCCAGCTCCTCGTCAGCACGGATGGCGTTCATATCTGTATATACGCCATAAGCAGGCTCAATCTCATACTCGGCAAGCGTCAGTCGCTTCCACTTGGCAAGAGAATGAACCACCTCAGCCTGGGCTTCGCCCAAATCCTTGATAGGGAAACTTACAGGGCGCTCTACGCCGTTCAGGTCATCATTGATACCAAGACCCTTCAATACGAAGAGCGGAGCGGTAACACGACGCAGACGGAGCTCGGTGCTCAGGTTTTGCTGGAAGAATTCTTTTATCATTTTAATACCCATTTCGGTCTGGCGCATATCCAGCAGCGCCTTGTACCCTTCAGGTTTTATCAAATTGCTCATTTTTATTTCATATTTAGTATTTGCGCTGCAAAGGTACAAAATAATAATTAATCTGCAAGCATTTTTCCGTATTTTTTCGCAAAATGATAGCATTTTTAAGTTTTTTAGTAGCATTTTGTAGAACAATTTGCAAATACACATTATATATATGAAAAAATCTGCCCCAAATATTTGGTTATTTCAAATAAAAGCAGTAATTTTGCAGTCGACTTCCGTTTCGATGTCATACAACCGGAGAAACGGGCGGCAGAAAAGAGGGTCTCGTAGCTTAGCTGAATAGAGCGTCAGATTCCGGTTCTGAAGGTCGTGGGTTTGAATCCCACCGAGATCACCCGAAACAACAGAAATGATTAATAATTGAAAACATGGATTTAGTAGAACGATTTATAAACTATACGAAATTCGACACACAGTCGAGCGAAGAATCGACCAGCGTGCCTAGTACGGCAAAACAGCTCGAATTTGCCAAGTACCTGAAGAAGGAACTTGAGGACGAAGGACTGAGCGATGTCGAAATGGATGACATGGGCTATATCTATGCCACTCTGAAGAGCAATACCAAGAAAAAGACTCCTACCATCGGATTTATTTCACACATGGATACATCGCCTGATGCCAGCGGAAAGGATGTAAAGGCGCGCGTCATCAAGAACTATGACGGCAACGACATCGAGCTGAGCCCGGGCATCATTTCAAGCGTTGAGACTTTCCCAGAACTGAAGGCTCACAAGGGAGAGGATATCATCGTGACAGACGGTACTACCCTGCTGGGTGCTGACGACAAGGCGGGCATCGCTGAAATCGTACAGGCTATGTGCTATCTGCGCGACCACGACGAAATCAAGCACGGAGATATCCGAGTAGGTTTCAATCCTGACGAGGAAATCGGTATGGGTGCGCATCATTTCGATGTAGAGAAGTTTGGCTGCGACTGGGCGTACACCGTAGATGGCGGCGACCTGGGCGACCTGGAATATGAGAACTTCAATGCTGCCGGAGCTAAGATCGTCATCAAGGGCGTGAGCGTTCATACAGGCTATGCCAAGGGAAAGATGGTGAATGCAAGCCGACTGGCTGTGGAATTTCAGAACATGATTCCTGAGAACGAGACTCCTGAGCAGACTGAAGGCTACCAGGGTTTCTACCACCTCATCGGCATCGAGAGCCGCTGCGAGGAGGCAAAACTCAGCTACATCATCCGAGATCACGACCGCAACAAGTTTGAAAGCCGCAAGGATTTCATCGAGGACTGCGTGAACAAGATGAACGAGAAGTATGGCGACGGAACCGTAAAGGCGGTTATCTACGACCAGTACTATAACATGAAGGAGAAGATTGATCCTAACATGCACGTCATTGACATCGTGCTCAGAGCGATGCAGGAGAGCGGCGTTCCACCTCGCGTAGAACCTATCCGCGGCGGTACCGACGGAGCCCAGCTGAGCTTCAAGGGTCTGCCTTGTCCTAACATCTTCGCCGGCGGTGTCAACTTCCACGGCCCTCATGAGTTTGTGAGCATCCAGGTAATGGAGAAGGTAGTGAAGACCATCGTGAAAATAGCGGAAATCACAGAAGAATTTAATGACTAATACAGATATGGGGAATTTAGACACATCTAAATTCCCCTTTTTCATAAACAGAAAAATATGGCTGAAATTCCATTTTTAGTAAAAGACCTCGCCCTTATCCTGATGGTAGCAGGCATCGTAACCCTCATCTTCAAGAGGCTCAAGCAGCCGCTGGTGCTGGGATACATCATGGCGGGATTCCTGGTTTCGCCACACATGTCCTACACCATGTCGGTAGTCGACGAGACGGATATCCAGACCTGGGCCGACATCGGTGTCATCTTCACCCTCTTCTCGCTCGGTCTCGACTTCTCGTTCAAGAAAATCGTGAAGATGGGTGCCTCTCCCATCATCGCCACCGTGGTCATCGTGTTCTGCATGATGATGCTGGGCATCAGCGTAGGCCACAGTTTCGGCTGGGGCAGGATGGACTGCATCTTCCTGGGCGGTATGCTCGCCATGAGCTCCACCACTATTATATATAAGGCATTCGATGATATGCGGCTGCGCACCCAGAAGTTTGCCTCGATGGTGATGAGCGTGCTGATACTGGAAGATATCCTGGCTATCGTGATGATGGTGATGCTGTCGGCGATAGCGAGCGGGAGCAGTCCCGACGGCGGGCAGATGCTTGCCTCTATCGTGAAGATAGGCTTCTTCCTGGGCGTGTGGTTTATCGTGGGTATCTTCGCCATTCCGTGGTTCCTGCGTTCGGTGAGGAAACTTATCAATGCCGAAACCCTGCTCATCGTTTCGCTGGGTCTGTGCTGCGGCATGGCGGTACTGAGCACCAAGGTGGGGTTCAGCAGCGCCTTCGGAGCCTTCGTCATGGGCAGCATACTGGCAGAAACCATTGAGGCAGAAAAGATTATCAAACTCGTAGAACCGGTAAAGAATCTCTTCGGAGCCATCTTCTTCGTATCGGTAGGTATGCTGGTAGACCCGAAGATTCTGGTAGAATATGCCGTTCCTATCCTCGCCCTGGTGGGCACCATCCTGGTAGGTCAGGCGATATTCGGCACCTTCGGATTCATGCTCGGAGGCGAGTCGCTGAAGTCGGCGATGCGCTGCGGTTTCTCGATGGCTCAGATTGGTGAGTTCTCTTTCATCATCGCCTCGCTGGGTCTGTCGCTCGGCGTCATCAGCAAGTTCCTCTATCCGGTAGTGGTAGCAGTGAGCGTCATCACCACCTTCCTTACACCTTATATGATCCGTCTTGCCACACCTACCTATCAGGTGATGGAGAAACATCTGCCCGACAAACTCATCCATATTCTGAACCATTTTGCGATGAGTCATCCCCAGACGCAGCAGCAGAGCAAGTGGAAATCGCTGATCCGCCAGATGCTGGTCAACACCACCGCCTACTCTATCCTCTCGGCAGCCGTCATCGCCCTGATGTTCACCTTCGTGCTGCCGCTGATGCGCAATCTGCTGCCCGGCTGGCATCTCCACTGGTATGCCAACGCCATCACCGGTCTGCTTACCGTACTATTCATCTCACCATTCCTACGCGCCATCGTGATGAAGAAGAACCACAGTGCCGAGTGGAAACGCCTCTGGGTGGAGAGCAGCATCAACCGCGTGCCGCTGCTCTTTACGGTGTTCGTGCGCTTTATGATAGCACTGGCTTTCATCTTCTACATCATCAATTTCCTCTCGCGCTTTACCAATGCGCTGATTGTCTGCATCGGTGCAGCAGTAGTAATGCTGATGATAACCTCCCGCCACATCAAGAAGCGTAGCATCGTGATGGAGCGCGTCTTCGTTCACAACCTCCGCTCGCGCGATATTGCGGCTCAGGTGAATGGCGAAAAGCGGCCGCTCTACGAGGGCAGACTGCTAGACCGGGATATCCACATCAGCGAATTTGAAGTGCCAGAGGACAGCAGTTGGACGGGCAAATCGCTGCGAGAGCTGCATCTGCGCCAGCGGTTCGGTGTAGACCTGAGCAGCATTCACCGCGGCTCTCACCGGCTGAACATCCCGAACGGCGACATGATCATCTTCCCGGGCGACAAACTGCAGGTAATCGGCAACGACGACCAGCTGCAGAAATTCAACACCGCCCTGCAGAGCGACCTGCTGCCTGAGGAGGCTGAAATAGAAAAGCGCGAGATGAAGCTCAGCCAGCTCATCATCAGCGGCGGCAGCGAATTCCTGGGAAAGACGCTGATAGAAAGCGGAATAAGAGATAAATACAACTGTATGGTGGTAGGACTGGAAGAGGGCCGGGAAAATCTGACGCACGTATCCCCTACCCGAGTCTTCAAGAAGGGAGACATCATCTGGATAGTGGGAGAAGAAGCTGATTTGAAGAGAATCAAGAATTAAATAAAAAAACTTTCGTAAGTAAGCTTCTGCCCTTTCAGGGCGTGCCGGGAACAACCAGATTACTTCACGGTGATA includes these proteins:
- the pepT gene encoding peptidase T — translated: MDLVERFINYTKFDTQSSEESTSVPSTAKQLEFAKYLKKELEDEGLSDVEMDDMGYIYATLKSNTKKKTPTIGFISHMDTSPDASGKDVKARVIKNYDGNDIELSPGIISSVETFPELKAHKGEDIIVTDGTTLLGADDKAGIAEIVQAMCYLRDHDEIKHGDIRVGFNPDEEIGMGAHHFDVEKFGCDWAYTVDGGDLGDLEYENFNAAGAKIVIKGVSVHTGYAKGKMVNASRLAVEFQNMIPENETPEQTEGYQGFYHLIGIESRCEEAKLSYIIRDHDRNKFESRKDFIEDCVNKMNEKYGDGTVKAVIYDQYYNMKEKIDPNMHVIDIVLRAMQESGVPPRVEPIRGGTDGAQLSFKGLPCPNIFAGGVNFHGPHEFVSIQVMEKVVKTIVKIAEITEEFND
- a CDS encoding cation:proton antiporter, which translates into the protein MAEIPFLVKDLALILMVAGIVTLIFKRLKQPLVLGYIMAGFLVSPHMSYTMSVVDETDIQTWADIGVIFTLFSLGLDFSFKKIVKMGASPIIATVVIVFCMMMLGISVGHSFGWGRMDCIFLGGMLAMSSTTIIYKAFDDMRLRTQKFASMVMSVLILEDILAIVMMVMLSAIASGSSPDGGQMLASIVKIGFFLGVWFIVGIFAIPWFLRSVRKLINAETLLIVSLGLCCGMAVLSTKVGFSSAFGAFVMGSILAETIEAEKIIKLVEPVKNLFGAIFFVSVGMLVDPKILVEYAVPILALVGTILVGQAIFGTFGFMLGGESLKSAMRCGFSMAQIGEFSFIIASLGLSLGVISKFLYPVVVAVSVITTFLTPYMIRLATPTYQVMEKHLPDKLIHILNHFAMSHPQTQQQSKWKSLIRQMLVNTTAYSILSAAVIALMFTFVLPLMRNLLPGWHLHWYANAITGLLTVLFISPFLRAIVMKKNHSAEWKRLWVESSINRVPLLFTVFVRFMIALAFIFYIINFLSRFTNALIVCIGAAVVMLMITSRHIKKRSIVMERVFVHNLRSRDIAAQVNGEKRPLYEGRLLDRDIHISEFEVPEDSSWTGKSLRELHLRQRFGVDLSSIHRGSHRLNIPNGDMIIFPGDKLQVIGNDDQLQKFNTALQSDLLPEEAEIEKREMKLSQLIISGGSEFLGKTLIESGIRDKYNCMVVGLEEGRENLTHVSPTRVFKKGDIIWIVGEEADLKRIKN
- the asnA gene encoding aspartate--ammonia ligase, which encodes MSNLIKPEGYKALLDMRQTEMGIKMIKEFFQQNLSTELRLRRVTAPLFVLKGLGINDDLNGVERPVSFPIKDLGEAQAEVVHSLAKWKRLTLAEYEIEPAYGVYTDMNAIRADEELDNLHSLYVDQWDWEAVITKEDRTIAFLENIVRRIYGAILRTEFLACEHYPQLKPFLPKEIHFIHAQDLLDMYPDLSPKEREDEICKKYGAVFVEGIGGKLSDGKKHDGRAPDYDDWSTVAENGKMGLNGDILIWYPVLGRSFELSSMGIRVDKESLLRQLKLEGKEDREKLYFHQQLLNDKLPLSIGGGIGQSRLCMVLLHKAHIGEIQASIWPEEMRKEAEEAGMNLI